From the genome of Scytonema hofmannii PCC 7110, one region includes:
- a CDS encoding MBL fold metallo-hydrolase, giving the protein MSDRLSPSSGSDTRGTASELECLPYGVHHDNEGVCLLVRMGPHRILLDCGLTDISPLAKSLKKPARRGSTPLPADLVLISHAHPDHTRGLLALHKAFPLLPIYASEVTSKLLPLSWLDQDTEDIPAFCQALPLRSPVEFKDGLVAELFPAGHLPGAVAILLTYTTAQRSYKLLYTGDFFLSNSRLVEGLRLEELRGLELDVLIVEGSYGTSRHPHRRSQENQLAERINRAIAERTSVIIPTSTLGLGQELLMLLRSHHHFTGRDLDIWVDGTVALGCDAYLELLPHFPASVQNFARHQPLFWDERIRPRVRRLQSEQRSHIGHSPCIILTDADADLQEYCFPGTGPWLTLFPEKTNIKIDNRFSELTNIETYLLAQHSDGPGTTQLIHNLRPQHVVFVHGSSAYLADLTSLEELQNRYHLHSPNPGILVELPIGETFLQPAPPETNYEGELTELASVVTITLPDAIAADPRWRQFADTGLIEARWQGEELVLRGLTQRELLNQNSDRPTWSDVDCCGTCRHQRGQRCWNPSSPLYNFKVTLEGYCPAFERNNDG; this is encoded by the coding sequence ATGAGCGATCGCCTATCACCATCCTCTGGATCTGACACAAGGGGTACAGCGAGTGAGTTGGAATGTTTGCCATATGGCGTCCACCATGATAATGAAGGCGTTTGCTTGTTGGTGCGAATGGGACCACACCGCATTCTGCTTGATTGTGGCTTGACGGATATCTCTCCCCTAGCAAAATCGTTGAAAAAACCAGCACGTCGGGGTAGCACGCCTCTACCAGCAGATTTAGTTCTCATCAGTCACGCCCATCCAGACCATACTAGGGGGTTGTTGGCACTTCATAAAGCATTTCCACTTTTACCGATATACGCCAGCGAAGTCACCAGTAAATTACTACCCCTGAGTTGGCTAGACCAAGATACTGAGGATATTCCTGCTTTTTGTCAGGCATTACCCCTACGTTCACCTGTGGAATTTAAAGATGGTTTGGTAGCAGAGTTGTTCCCCGCAGGTCATCTTCCTGGGGCTGTAGCAATTCTTCTTACATACACGACTGCACAGCGTTCTTACAAACTTTTGTATACGGGAGATTTTTTCCTATCTAACTCTCGATTAGTCGAAGGTTTGCGTTTGGAGGAATTGCGGGGTTTAGAGTTGGATGTCCTGATTGTTGAAGGGAGTTATGGAACTTCCCGCCACCCTCACCGGCGCAGCCAAGAGAACCAGCTAGCCGAAAGAATCAATCGAGCGATCGCAGAGCGAACCTCAGTGATTATACCGACCTCAACTTTGGGATTGGGTCAAGAATTACTCATGCTATTACGCAGCCATCATCATTTTACCGGACGGGATTTAGATATTTGGGTTGATGGAACTGTTGCTCTTGGGTGTGACGCTTACCTGGAACTTCTACCTCATTTTCCCGCCTCAGTCCAAAACTTTGCTCGCCATCAACCACTGTTTTGGGATGAACGAATACGTCCTCGCGTGCGTCGCTTGCAGTCAGAACAGCGTTCCCATATTGGTCATTCTCCTTGTATTATCCTGACAGACGCTGATGCCGATTTACAAGAGTACTGCTTTCCTGGAACAGGTCCTTGGTTAACTCTCTTCCCAGAAAAAACCAATATAAAAATTGATAACCGATTCTCGGAACTCACCAATATAGAAACTTACCTACTGGCTCAACACAGTGATGGTCCGGGTACTACCCAACTCATTCACAATTTGCGACCGCAACACGTTGTTTTTGTCCACGGTTCCTCGGCATACCTAGCCGATTTAACCAGTTTAGAAGAGTTGCAAAACCGCTACCATCTCCATTCGCCAAATCCGGGGATTTTGGTAGAGTTACCAATTGGCGAAACTTTTTTACAGCCAGCACCTCCAGAAACTAATTATGAAGGCGAACTGACCGAACTAGCATCTGTTGTTACAATAACCCTTCCCGATGCGATCGCCGCCGATCCCCGTTGGCGACAATTTGCCGACACAGGTTTAATTGAAGCCCGTTGGCAAGGAGAAGAACTTGTGTTGCGAGGGCTAACACAAAGAGAACTCCTCAATCAGAATAGCGATCGGCCTACATGGTCTGATGTTGATTGCTGTGGTACCTGCCGACATCAAAGGGGACAGAGGTGTTGGAATCCCTCGTCCCCGTTATACAACTTCAAGGTAACTCTTGAAGGTTATTGCCCCGCCTTTGAGCGAAATAATGATGGTTAG
- a CDS encoding DUF6679 family protein, with product MLHRKIYQLCCDGREVCVFLRDQQRWIERARIIDIEGDLVTLRYETEEEDEVCSWEEMVRLESIGAVTQKLASVPRGNVEPLLTEDCPEAERIRNRFTDSNPD from the coding sequence ATGCTACACCGCAAGATTTATCAGCTTTGTTGTGATGGGCGGGAGGTATGCGTGTTCTTGCGGGACCAGCAACGCTGGATTGAACGCGCCCGTATCATCGATATTGAGGGAGATTTAGTCACCCTCCGTTACGAAACAGAAGAAGAAGATGAGGTCTGCTCTTGGGAAGAAATGGTTCGCCTTGAAAGCATTGGTGCTGTTACTCAAAAGCTAGCATCAGTCCCCCGTGGGAATGTCGAACCTCTTCTAACAGAAGACTGTCCAGAAGCAGAACGCATCCGCAATCGCTTTACTGATTCAAATCCAGATTAG
- a CDS encoding Nif3-like dinuclear metal center hexameric protein, protein MKITDLIAWFEEWANPAWQENWDNCGWQVEPGVLQESARVLVCLTPTLAVMQEALALRNAGIPVNLIFAHHPLIFTPPKSLRTGDAVSEMVRLAFTHNVGIYSAHTNFDQVEDGTADVLAQILDLQHVSPVVTTQSSLGYGRVGNLIPSLTLKNLLTTIQSKLAPPHLIFSPTEDLEQVISRVAVLGGSGASFISAVLKTGAQAYLTSDCKFHQFQESRDRNLILIDAGHYATERPACDRLVQKLQALNIEWVQLSHKDEDFRLFL, encoded by the coding sequence ATGAAAATTACAGACTTAATAGCTTGGTTTGAAGAATGGGCAAATCCAGCTTGGCAGGAAAATTGGGATAATTGCGGTTGGCAAGTTGAGCCTGGGGTGTTGCAGGAAAGCGCACGAGTTCTAGTGTGTTTAACACCTACTTTGGCGGTAATGCAAGAAGCACTCGCTTTACGCAATGCGGGTATCCCTGTGAATCTGATTTTTGCTCACCATCCTTTGATTTTTACTCCACCTAAGTCCCTACGCACTGGCGATGCTGTCAGTGAAATGGTGCGATTAGCATTTACTCATAATGTTGGTATTTATAGCGCCCATACCAACTTTGATCAGGTCGAGGATGGAACGGCTGATGTTTTGGCTCAAATTTTAGACCTTCAGCACGTCTCTCCTGTCGTCACAACTCAATCAAGTCTGGGATATGGACGCGTGGGAAATCTTATCCCATCTCTTACTTTAAAGAATTTACTGACAACAATCCAATCTAAACTAGCACCACCTCATCTGATTTTCTCGCCTACAGAAGATTTAGAGCAGGTGATTTCAAGAGTTGCGGTTTTAGGTGGTTCGGGTGCTAGTTTTATTTCGGCGGTTCTTAAAACAGGTGCTCAAGCTTACTTAACTTCTGATTGTAAGTTTCACCAGTTCCAAGAAAGTCGCGATCGCAATCTCATTTTAATTGATGCCGGACATTACGCAACAGAACGCCCTGCATGCGATCGCTTGGTACAAAAGTTACAAGCTTTAAACATAGAGTGGGTGCAGTTGAGTCATAAAGATGAGGATTTTCGCTTATTTCTTTGA
- a CDS encoding secondary thiamine-phosphate synthase enzyme YjbQ has translation MPHYQKLLRVSTTGKSLHNITSKIEAIVAESGVETGLCTLFLRHTSASLLIQENADPDVLKDLENFMAKLAPESARYIHDTEGPDDMPAHIRTAITHTSENIPINNGHLVLGTWQGIYVWEHRQRSHVRELVVHVFG, from the coding sequence ATGCCACATTACCAAAAGCTACTTAGAGTATCTACTACTGGTAAATCTTTACACAACATCACGTCTAAAATTGAAGCTATAGTTGCCGAATCAGGCGTTGAAACAGGTCTATGTACCTTGTTTTTACGCCACACCTCAGCCAGTTTGCTTATTCAAGAAAACGCAGATCCTGATGTACTTAAGGATTTAGAAAACTTTATGGCAAAACTTGCGCCAGAATCTGCTCGTTACATCCATGATACTGAAGGTCCCGATGATATGCCAGCACACATCCGCACAGCCATAACTCACACTTCAGAAAATATACCTATAAATAATGGTCATTTGGTCTTGGGTACTTGGCAAGGAATTTATGTATGGGAACACAGACAAAGAAGTCATGTCAGAGAGTTGGTTGTTCATGTTTTTGGGTAG
- a CDS encoding aminotransferase class V-fold PLP-dependent enzyme — protein MSTLHHHREQIPALANKFYFNYGGQGPMPQSAMNAMTEAQAYIQQVGPFGTKVNCWIEEEIEATRVAIASELNAPPETITLTEDVTVGCNIAMWGIEWHSGDHLLLSDCEHPGIIAIAREICRREAVEVTVCPVMATLNGGDPVDAIVQHLRPTTRLVILSHVLWNTGQILPIDKIAKVCNENNTRLMIDAAQSVGLLPLNLTELGADFYAFTGHKWLCGPGGVGGLYIKPETRENHHPTFIGWRGIISNSQAKSVNWYPDGRRYEVATSNYPLYTGLREAISFHQQWGTATERFQQICHKSQYLWQRLQALPEIECLRTSPPKSGLVSFQLTHHTPQTSQKLVEFLESLGYLTRRIADPECVRACVHYFTLESEIDGLVEAIQRWKDPLYT, from the coding sequence ATGAGTACACTGCATCACCATCGAGAGCAAATCCCTGCTTTAGCAAACAAATTTTATTTTAACTATGGCGGTCAAGGACCAATGCCTCAATCTGCTATGAATGCTATGACTGAGGCTCAAGCTTACATTCAGCAAGTCGGTCCTTTCGGTACTAAAGTCAATTGCTGGATAGAGGAAGAAATAGAAGCTACTAGAGTTGCGATCGCATCTGAGTTAAATGCACCACCGGAGACTATAACTTTGACAGAAGATGTGACTGTGGGTTGCAATATTGCTATGTGGGGTATTGAATGGCACTCTGGCGACCACCTGCTGTTATCTGATTGCGAACACCCTGGTATTATAGCGATCGCACGGGAAATTTGTCGTAGAGAAGCGGTTGAAGTTACTGTTTGTCCTGTTATGGCAACTTTAAATGGGGGCGATCCCGTAGACGCGATCGTTCAGCATTTACGCCCAACAACTCGCCTTGTAATACTCAGTCATGTTCTTTGGAATACCGGTCAAATCTTGCCTATTGACAAAATAGCAAAAGTATGCAATGAGAACAACACCAGGCTTATGATAGATGCAGCTCAATCTGTTGGCTTACTGCCTTTAAATTTAACAGAATTGGGAGCTGATTTTTACGCCTTTACAGGTCACAAGTGGTTGTGCGGACCGGGTGGAGTGGGAGGTTTGTATATAAAGCCGGAAACAAGAGAAAATCACCATCCCACATTTATTGGTTGGCGTGGAATCATTTCTAATAGTCAAGCCAAATCAGTGAACTGGTATCCAGATGGGCGACGCTACGAAGTGGCAACATCAAATTATCCGTTATATACGGGGTTAAGAGAGGCAATTTCTTTTCATCAACAATGGGGAACAGCAACAGAAAGGTTTCAGCAAATCTGTCATAAGAGTCAGTATCTTTGGCAACGTCTACAAGCGCTACCAGAAATAGAATGTTTGCGTACTTCTCCACCAAAAAGTGGTTTAGTCTCCTTTCAACTGACTCATCACACGCCTCAAACCAGTCAGAAACTTGTGGAGTTCCTAGAATCTCTTGGATACCTAACCCGAAGAATAGCCGATCCCGAATGCGTGCGTGCTTGTGTGCATTATTTTACATTAGAATCAGAAATCGATGGGCTAGTAGAAGCAATTCAAAGATGGAAAGACCCACTTTATACGTAG
- a CDS encoding TM0106 family RecB-like putative nuclease has translation MLINAESLLQYQRCKRRPFLDRRADKSQRDPANDLLLKLQQDKIAHKRSVLAQFNYQRPDYRFGDWETGETATLELMQQGVECVSQGVLIANNSLGYTLVSRPDILLKQAGMSRFGDWIYVPVNIELGKRPKQEYQITAAFHAYVLATVQQVELKTAWLILRGKEASYPVDISRWEPQMHAVMGEFIQTLEQDEPPEVFISRQKCSLCPWYSNCYAVAQNQKHLSLLPGVTPVRYKQLKALDITTVESLAETHPTQLEHLPGFDRAVAPKLILQAQSIVENRPIFLPYLSSVKDKDVNFYTSSGSVYLEETERSDLNNLNATYPLQEILSTAPVEIFFDIEAQPDLHLDYLLGVLIVDRQANTETFYSLLAEKQEDERLIWEQFLDLVGQYPDAPIYHFCVYESDTVQRLAKLYQTPYSSVLPVLNRFVDVYEILTQNVALPVESYALKTIARWLGFEWRDSEASGAKCIYWYDQWLQTGDRALLEVIQRYNEDDCRATRSVKDWLVNFFYNS, from the coding sequence ATGCTAATTAATGCTGAATCACTGCTGCAATATCAACGTTGCAAGCGCCGACCTTTTTTAGACCGTCGTGCTGACAAAAGTCAGCGCGACCCAGCGAATGACTTACTGCTGAAACTGCAACAAGACAAAATTGCTCACAAGCGGAGTGTTTTGGCACAGTTTAATTATCAACGCCCGGACTACCGCTTTGGAGATTGGGAGACAGGTGAAACTGCAACATTAGAGTTGATGCAGCAAGGTGTAGAGTGCGTTTCTCAAGGAGTGCTGATTGCCAATAACTCCCTGGGGTACACTCTCGTCAGTCGTCCCGATATTCTTCTTAAACAAGCAGGAATGTCTCGCTTTGGAGATTGGATATACGTTCCGGTAAATATTGAACTGGGTAAACGTCCCAAACAGGAATATCAAATTACAGCAGCATTTCACGCTTACGTATTAGCGACAGTACAGCAAGTAGAGTTGAAAACAGCTTGGCTTATCTTGCGTGGGAAAGAAGCGAGTTATCCTGTAGATATTTCAAGATGGGAACCGCAAATGCATGCGGTTATGGGGGAGTTTATTCAAACACTAGAACAAGACGAACCACCAGAGGTATTTATCTCTCGTCAGAAGTGCAGTCTTTGCCCTTGGTACAGTAACTGTTATGCTGTAGCCCAAAATCAAAAACATCTTTCTTTACTGCCGGGAGTGACACCTGTTCGCTATAAACAATTAAAAGCACTAGATATAACAACTGTAGAGTCTCTAGCTGAAACTCATCCAACACAATTAGAACACTTACCTGGTTTTGACCGTGCAGTGGCTCCCAAACTTATTTTACAAGCTCAATCTATAGTTGAAAACCGACCCATTTTTTTACCTTACTTATCATCAGTCAAAGACAAAGATGTAAATTTCTATACTTCAAGTGGTTCTGTTTATCTTGAAGAAACAGAACGAAGCGACTTGAATAATCTTAACGCAACTTATCCTTTGCAAGAGATTTTGTCTACAGCCCCTGTGGAAATATTTTTTGATATTGAGGCACAACCCGATTTACATTTAGATTATTTATTGGGAGTTTTGATTGTTGATAGACAAGCTAATACGGAAACGTTTTACTCCTTACTTGCAGAAAAGCAAGAAGATGAAAGATTAATTTGGGAGCAATTTTTAGATTTGGTTGGACAGTATCCAGATGCACCTATTTATCACTTTTGTGTTTATGAATCTGATACAGTTCAACGGTTAGCTAAACTTTACCAAACTCCATATAGCTCTGTACTCCCCGTACTGAACCGATTTGTGGATGTTTATGAGATCTTAACGCAAAACGTAGCTTTACCAGTAGAGAGCTACGCTTTGAAAACCATTGCTCGCTGGTTGGGCTTTGAATGGCGAGACTCAGAAGCAAGTGGTGCTAAGTGTATTTACTGGTATGACCAGTGGTTACAAACAGGCGATCGCGCTTTGTTAGAAGTTATTCAACGTTACAATGAAGACGATTGCCGTGCAACCCGCAGCGTAAAAGATTGGCTTGTTAATTTTTTTTATAATAGCTAA
- a CDS encoding esterase-like activity of phytase family protein has translation MTQFVKKLFKFPTILFLIIPILIIAIFFIDFPAPFVPITGIDFIGSASFPTSFSFQKTPMGGFSGITYDPKKQLFYTISDDRSDKAPARFYTLKIELGNGLLKNGGVVPVGVTTLLNEAKQTFSNGSLDTEGITLSSNDTVFISSEGDVRQQINPFIKEFSLSSGQELTSLPIPNKFLPEKSGKRGIRNNLAFESLTMTPDAKYLFTATENALFQDGSEPKPKISSPCRILQYNLLTKKPDKEFLYLTEAIAPLFNLSPRFDSGLTDLIALDNYGNFLSIERTFTGLGFSIAIYQVSIEGADDISKTESLATVDIKNIKPVQKKLLFDLRKLNLALDNIEGLTLGSKLPDGQRSLILVSDNNFNPLQQTQILAFKLKMEAPIVRLIRRLFQ, from the coding sequence ATGACGCAATTTGTTAAGAAATTATTTAAATTTCCAACAATTCTTTTTCTGATTATTCCAATTCTCATTATTGCTATATTTTTCATAGATTTTCCCGCACCATTTGTTCCAATAACAGGAATAGATTTTATAGGTTCTGCTAGTTTTCCCACGAGCTTCTCTTTCCAAAAGACTCCGATGGGAGGGTTTTCAGGTATCACTTACGATCCTAAAAAGCAACTCTTCTACACTATATCTGATGACCGTAGCGATAAAGCACCTGCTCGCTTTTACACATTAAAAATCGAGCTTGGTAATGGACTGTTAAAAAATGGAGGTGTAGTTCCTGTTGGTGTCACCACACTCTTAAATGAAGCCAAACAAACTTTTTCGAATGGAAGCCTGGATACAGAAGGAATTACTTTAAGTAGTAATGATACTGTATTTATTTCTTCTGAAGGCGATGTCAGGCAACAAATAAACCCTTTTATTAAAGAATTTTCACTATCTTCCGGTCAAGAACTGACATCTCTACCCATTCCCAATAAATTTTTACCAGAAAAAAGTGGTAAACGAGGAATCCGGAATAACTTAGCTTTTGAGTCTCTTACCATGACCCCAGATGCGAAGTACTTGTTTACCGCAACTGAAAATGCTCTTTTTCAAGATGGTTCAGAGCCTAAACCAAAAATCAGCAGTCCTTGCCGAATTTTACAATACAATCTTCTAACGAAAAAACCCGACAAAGAATTTCTTTACCTAACTGAAGCGATCGCACCTCTTTTTAATCTTTCTCCCAGATTTGATAGTGGTTTAACAGATTTAATTGCTCTGGATAATTATGGAAACTTCCTCAGTATCGAAAGAACTTTTACTGGCTTGGGTTTTTCTATTGCAATATACCAAGTTTCCATAGAAGGTGCTGATGATATTAGCAAGACAGAGAGCCTTGCAACTGTTGACATTAAAAATATCAAACCTGTTCAGAAAAAACTGCTTTTTGATTTAAGAAAACTAAATTTAGCTTTAGATAATATTGAAGGTTTAACCCTTGGTTCCAAATTACCAGATGGACAGCGATCGCTTATTTTAGTCAGCGACAATAATTTTAATCCGCTTCAACAAACCCAGATACTAGCCTTCAAGCTAAAAATGGAAGCACCCATCGTTAGGCTCATCCGCCGTCTTTTTCAGTGA
- a CDS encoding serine/threonine protein kinase — protein MTKTDVDGYIGHFLNNRYLIKDVIGRGGMGKVYLAEDAAKGGMPVAVKVLSLSLVNQQMSQRFAREIFIGAQLGRKSKHIVRVLSYGVTDNQVPFYVMEYLQGKNLKDILKTKKLMIADFVELCYQICLGLQCAHQGVSYKGDIYPVIHRDIKPENIFITEDAKSNLIVKILDFGIAKFLTERSGLTLTDSFVGSLPYCSPEHMEGRKLLDVRSDIYSLGVLMYEMLTGKHPFSTKAQSFGNWYQAHRFQPPPPFEEMLPQVKIPPELKKLVMNCLAKEVNARPQSINQVLEALEKIQRKINDGIEQDKTPKSPSPVQLIPVTSLSEKACLEKTWPKNKPIAAICFPHLLQTQQGSIATFWAMLPKKEITKFLNEINGTEFIYSKDLHPMLLWVTVLCDGKFELTRWLSYCLDFKDNRSQKIIRLLADTGYYHLLFFSLEEPSVCSYVMTLSISASQRQQLIDWLENAQKLTLGFSCQENKKELKLQYEKMKPDILQRLAVNRQEQKLDVKKWMIKLFDKFLHFLVCR, from the coding sequence ATGACCAAAACAGATGTAGATGGATATATCGGACATTTTTTAAACAATCGCTATCTCATCAAAGATGTGATCGGTAGAGGCGGTATGGGCAAAGTTTACCTTGCGGAGGATGCAGCAAAAGGCGGTATGCCAGTTGCGGTGAAAGTTTTATCTTTAAGTTTGGTAAATCAGCAAATGTCTCAACGCTTTGCTAGAGAAATTTTTATTGGTGCTCAATTAGGGCGTAAAAGTAAACATATTGTGCGTGTATTAAGTTATGGTGTTACCGATAATCAAGTACCATTTTATGTAATGGAGTATCTCCAAGGTAAAAATTTAAAGGATATTTTAAAAACTAAAAAATTGATGATAGCAGATTTTGTAGAACTTTGTTATCAAATATGTTTGGGTTTGCAATGTGCTCATCAAGGAGTGAGTTATAAAGGAGATATTTATCCTGTTATCCATCGAGATATTAAACCTGAAAATATATTTATTACTGAAGATGCAAAATCTAACTTAATCGTAAAAATTCTTGATTTTGGCATTGCAAAGTTTTTAACAGAGCGTTCTGGGCTAACGCTGACTGATTCATTTGTTGGAAGTCTTCCTTACTGTTCCCCAGAACATATGGAAGGACGCAAACTACTAGATGTGCGTTCAGATATTTACAGTTTGGGAGTTTTGATGTACGAGATGCTTACGGGAAAACACCCGTTTAGCACAAAGGCTCAATCGTTTGGCAATTGGTATCAAGCTCATCGGTTTCAACCACCGCCACCTTTTGAGGAGATGCTTCCTCAGGTCAAAATACCACCAGAATTAAAAAAATTAGTGATGAATTGTTTGGCGAAAGAGGTTAATGCTCGTCCCCAAAGTATCAATCAAGTATTAGAAGCTTTAGAGAAGATTCAACGAAAGATAAATGATGGTATCGAGCAAGATAAAACGCCTAAATCTCCTTCTCCAGTACAATTAATACCCGTAACATCATTGTCAGAAAAAGCTTGCTTGGAGAAAACATGGCCTAAAAACAAACCAATAGCAGCTATTTGTTTTCCTCATCTCCTCCAAACTCAGCAAGGAAGTATAGCAACTTTTTGGGCAATGCTACCTAAGAAAGAGATAACAAAGTTTTTAAATGAAATAAATGGTACGGAATTTATTTATTCCAAAGATTTACATCCCATGCTGTTATGGGTAACAGTCTTATGCGATGGGAAGTTTGAACTAACACGTTGGTTATCTTATTGTTTAGATTTTAAGGATAATAGAAGTCAAAAGATAATACGGCTTTTAGCTGATACTGGCTATTATCATTTACTATTTTTTTCTCTAGAAGAACCCTCTGTTTGTTCTTATGTTATGACTTTATCAATCTCCGCTTCCCAACGTCAGCAGTTGATAGATTGGTTAGAAAACGCTCAAAAATTAACTTTAGGATTTTCCTGTCAAGAGAATAAAAAGGAATTGAAATTACAATATGAAAAAATGAAGCCCGATATACTGCAAAGATTAGCTGTCAATCGACAAGAACAAAAATTAGATGTAAAAAAATGGATGATTAAGTTATTTGATAAATTTTTACATTTTTTAGTATGCCGTTAA
- a CDS encoding serine/threonine protein kinase has translation MKKSAFASPANIGLLANRYQLKHFIGRGGMGEVFLADDVLLGGIPVAIKFLSQTVSEPKMEQDFAREARICAALSQKTIHIVRVTDYGVNKDGKPFYVMEYLLGNTLKDLIPMSLPMFLALCRQICLGLQCAHNGMEIDGKVYPLVHRDIKPANILVLPDPILGQLVKILDFGIAKFLNYSNSIRTTTKGFHGTLPYCSPEQLEADELDNRSDIYSLGVMMFEMLTGEKPWQPESDFFGAWYKAHHFEKPRNITDIKPNLKLPKELNSLIMGCLAKAPSDRPQNLTAVIKVLDSLEVAGIGDKVKHSPPHAPTSSSGLTPAVEQACKILEWPKDKPIQEIVFPHLLETGAGIVTALLLMMPKHQINSYAFSTRYNQFIFVRSPHPMLLWVTLLHNKELGPKWLPCYLDMQKVQNYKIVNSLADRERYPLIFFTLEAPYSCASVISCHIETLQRQLLKNWTEQSQCLPPSSAAALSKELLKQQYKLMQPQILHRLTLD, from the coding sequence GTGAAAAAAAGCGCATTTGCATCTCCAGCCAATATAGGGTTGCTCGCCAATCGTTATCAATTAAAACATTTTATTGGCAGAGGAGGTATGGGTGAAGTTTTTCTAGCAGATGATGTTTTGCTAGGAGGAATACCGGTTGCTATTAAGTTTTTGTCTCAAACTGTTTCAGAGCCAAAGATGGAACAGGATTTTGCACGTGAAGCTCGTATTTGTGCTGCTTTAAGTCAAAAAACCATACATATTGTAAGAGTCACAGACTATGGAGTGAATAAGGATGGGAAGCCCTTTTATGTCATGGAGTATCTATTAGGCAATACATTAAAGGATTTAATTCCCATGTCTTTGCCAATGTTTCTTGCACTTTGCCGTCAAATTTGTTTGGGCTTGCAGTGCGCTCATAATGGCATGGAAATTGATGGTAAAGTTTACCCTTTGGTACATAGAGACATTAAGCCAGCAAATATATTAGTTCTTCCAGATCCTATCTTGGGTCAATTGGTAAAAATTCTGGATTTTGGTATTGCTAAATTTTTAAACTATTCAAATTCAATACGTACAACAACGAAGGGATTTCATGGGACTTTACCTTATTGCTCTCCCGAACAATTAGAGGCTGATGAGTTAGATAATCGCTCTGATATTTACAGTTTAGGAGTGATGATGTTTGAGATGCTTACAGGTGAAAAACCTTGGCAACCAGAAAGTGACTTTTTTGGTGCTTGGTATAAAGCTCATCACTTTGAAAAACCGCGAAACATCACAGATATTAAGCCCAATCTAAAACTGCCAAAAGAACTGAATAGTTTAATTATGGGTTGTCTTGCGAAAGCACCAAGCGATCGCCCTCAAAATCTGACGGCTGTTATTAAAGTCTTGGACAGTCTCGAAGTAGCAGGAATCGGAGACAAGGTGAAACACTCCCCCCCTCACGCCCCCACCTCCAGTTCTGGATTAACTCCAGCAGTAGAACAAGCTTGTAAAATACTTGAGTGGCCCAAAGACAAACCGATTCAGGAAATTGTTTTTCCCCATCTTCTCGAGACTGGAGCGGGAATTGTAACCGCCCTGTTGCTGATGATGCCCAAACACCAAATCAACAGCTATGCATTTTCGACTCGTTACAACCAATTTATCTTTGTTAGATCTCCTCACCCAATGCTTTTATGGGTGACACTGCTTCATAACAAAGAACTGGGTCCAAAATGGCTACCGTGCTATTTGGATATGCAAAAGGTGCAAAATTATAAAATAGTCAATTCCTTAGCCGATCGCGAACGCTATCCTTTGATTTTCTTTACTTTGGAAGCGCCCTACTCATGTGCAAGTGTTATTAGTTGTCATATTGAGACTCTCCAGAGACAGTTACTCAAAAACTGGACAGAGCAGAGTCAGTGCTTACCCCCTTCTTCTGCTGCTGCGCTAAGTAAAGAGTTGCTGAAACAACAGTACAAACTGATGCAACCCCAAATCCTGCATCGCTTAACATTGGATTAG